The Musa acuminata AAA Group cultivar baxijiao chromosome BXJ1-3, Cavendish_Baxijiao_AAA, whole genome shotgun sequence genome window below encodes:
- the LOC135637657 gene encoding GDP-fucose transporter 1-like translates to MDAVAADASKQYFTTAGLVVGYSLSSSLLAIINKYAVTKFSYPGLLTAFQYFTSALVVWVLGKLDVLYHDPFTRDNAKKFLPAAAVFYLAIFTNTNLLRHANVDTFIVFRSLTPLLVAIADTVFRKQPCPSKSTFFSLVIILGGAVGYVLTDSAFTLTAYSWAVAYLVTITTEMVYIKHMVTHLGLNTWGFVFYNNFISLLMSPVFWIVTGEYADVFTAVKMSSGSGWLQLDAIVAVALSCVFGLLISFFGFATRRAISATAFTVTGVANKFLTVAVNVMIWDKHASPLGLACLLSTLVGGVVYQQSVTGSASFPSKQSSETSKLIDNGEEDDGDSDKVEQDIEMPVSGKKP, encoded by the coding sequence ATGGACGCGGTTGCAGCTGATGCTTCGAAGCAGTACTTCACGACGGCCGGCCTGGTCGTGGGATACTCCCTCTCCTCCAGCCTGCTTGCCATCATCAACAAGTACGCCGTCACCAAGTTCAGCTACCCCGGCCTGTTGACCGCATTCCAGTACTTCACTTCTGCCCTCGTCGTGTGGGTTCTCGGGAAACTGGACGTCTTGTACCACGATCCTTTCACCCGTGACAACGCCAAGAAGTTCTTGCCCGCCGCCGCCGTGTTCTACCTCGCGATCTTCACCAACACCAACCTGCTTCGCCATGCCAACGTCGACACCTTCATCGTCTTCCGATCCCTGACTCCGCTGCTCGTAGCCATCGCCGACACCGTCTTCAGGAAGCAGCCTTGCCCTTCCAAGTCCACCTTCTTCTCCCTCGTCATCATACTGGGCGGCGCCGTGGGGTACGTCCTCACCGACTCCGCCTTCACCCTCACCGCCTACTCATGGGCGGTCGCCTATTTGGTCACCATCACGACGGAGATGGTCTACATAAAGCACATGGTGACCCACCTCGGCCTCAACACCTGGGGCTTCGTCTTCTACAATAACTTCATATCCTTGTTGATGTCCCCTGTCTTCTGGATAGTCACCGGGGAGTACGCCGATGTTTTCACCGCCGTAAAGATGAGCTCCGGCAGCGGGTGGCTGCAGCTGGATGCCATTGTCGCGGTAGCTTTGTCTTGCGTCTTTGGGTTGCTCATCAGCTTCTTCGGGTTTGCGACGCGGAGAGCCATCTCGGCGACGGCATTTACGGTGACCGGCGTGGCCAACAAGTTCCTCACCGTTGCTGTCAACGTGATGATCTGGGACAAGCATGCAAGCCCTCTGGGCTTGGCTTGCCTGCTCTCCACTCTCGTAGGGGGTGTTGTTTATCAGCAATCCGTCACAGGATCCGCTTCCTTCCCATCCAAGCAGAGCTCTGAGACTAGCAAGCTCATAGACAATGGAGAAGAAGATGACGGCGATTCCGACAAGGTTGAGCAAGATATAGAGATGCCTGTGTCTGGTAAGAAACCTTGA
- the LOC103979266 gene encoding uncharacterized protein LOC103979266 — translation MMSGYTSIDNQKVAGSVPAAAPANSGPDRIATVRFTESNLQTFPPSSETQGKISVVFRPLSDADDTFSKPASGGSSESQPTGWMQSLTVGAYKPYFDVDTSDVLERIRDSLFPFRGNFTEKTADNPDLYGPFWICTTLIFVAAAIGTFVTYVAHKLEKKEWDYDINLVNWSAGLFYGYVIFVPLGLYVILKYFSVPSGLVQLWCLYGYSLFIFIPASCLSIVPVEIFRWVIVGGAGFMSAAFVAMNLHTHIKSAGERWFLIVAGIFLLHLALAVVLKLYFFTVTVGAN, via the exons ATGATGTCCGGTTACACCTCCATTGACAACCAGAAGGTTGCCGGCTCCGTTCCTGCTGCTGCTCCT GCCAACTCCGGCCCCGATCGCATCGCCACCGTCAGATTCACAG AATCCAATCTCCAAACCTTTCCGCCTTCTTCGGAGACCCAGGGCAAGATCTCCGTCGTCTTCCGCCCTCTTTCCGATGCCGACG ACACCTTCTCGAAGCCGGCTTCAGGTGGCTCCAGCGAGTCTCAGCCGACCGGGTGGATGCAGTCGCTCACGGTGGGCGCTTACAAACCCTACTTTGATGTCGATACTTCCGACGTTTTGGAAAGGATCAGAGACTCCCTCTTCCCTTTCAGGGGAAACTTCACTGAGAAGACGGCAGACAACCCCGACCT GTATGGACCTTTCTGGATATGCACAACTTTGATTTTTGTAGCAGCTGCCATTGGCACTTTCGTTACTTATGTAGCACACAAATTGGAAAAGAAAGAGTGGGACTATGACATTAATTTGGTCAATTGGTCTGCCGGTTTATTTTATGGTTATGTTATCTTTGTTCCTCTTGGTTTATACGTTATTCTCAAGTACTTCTCAGTACCATCTGGCCTTGTTCAACTTTGGTGTCTGTATGGATACTCTCTGTTTATATTCATTCCTGCCTCG TGCCTGTCTATTGTACCTGTGGAGATATTCAGATGGGTGATTGTAGGTGGTGCTGGATTCATGTCCGCGGCTTTTGTTGCCATGAATCTTCATACGCACATCAAATCTGCTGGAGAGAGATGGTTTCTAATCGTCGCCGGAATATTTCTGTTGCACTTGGCTCTTGCTGTGGTTTTGAAGCTCTACTTTTTCACCGTAACCGTAGGAGCAAATTAA